A genomic segment from Lagenorhynchus albirostris chromosome X, mLagAlb1.1, whole genome shotgun sequence encodes:
- the LOC132513206 gene encoding LOW QUALITY PROTEIN: melanoma-associated antigen B5-like (The sequence of the model RefSeq protein was modified relative to this genomic sequence to represent the inferred CDS: inserted 2 bases in 2 codons; substituted 1 base at 1 genomic stop codon): MPRGQKSKLRTSEKRHQAQDDSQSHRRVQATAVIEEPPSSSSPVLEDNPQSSSATGSNSTSQGSSKAPSTTITSSSTFDTRSDEDDNSQDEEHPCSSDVSPSTESTYSDTLTSQMDLLEQFLLYKYXMKQPIMKEDMLKIVSQKYQDRFAEILKKASERIEAVFAVDLKEVDSTIHSYDLVSKVKLPNNGRVRAGRGLPKTSLLMTVLGVIFMNGNSATEEDIWKFLNMMXVYAGRKHFIYREPRKLITKDLVRLKYLEYRQVPNSDPPRYEFLWGPKAHTETSKMKILEFLAKVSDMVPSAFSSPYEEAFQDEEERDRAKIAARPGNTVTSXACSMATSSSFSHPY, translated from the exons ATGCCTCGGGGTCAGAAGAGTAAGCTCCGCACCAGTGAGAAACGCCACCAGGCCCAAGATGACTCCCAGAGTCACAGGAGAGTTCAGGCTACTGCAGTAATAGAAGaacccccctcctcctcttctcctgttTTGGAAGATAATCCCCAGAGTTCATCAGCTACTGGGTCAAATAGCACTTCTCAGGGGTCTTCAAAAGCCCCATCTACTACCATCACTTCTTCAAGTACTTTTGACACAAGGTCTGATGAGGATGATAACAGTCAAGATGAGGAACATCCATGTTCCTCTGATGTCTCACCTTCTACTGAGAGCACATACAGTGATACTCTAACTAGTCAGATGGATTTGTTAGAGCAGTTCCTTCTGTACAAAT AAATGAAGCAGCCCATTATGAAGGAAGACATGCTGAAGATTGTCAGCCAAAAGTACCAAGACCGATTTGCTGAGATTCTCAAGAAAGCCTCTGAACGCATTGAGGCTGTCTTTGCGGTTGACTTGAAGGAAGTCGACTCAACCATCCACTCATATGACCTTGTCAGCAAAGTGAAACTCCCCAACAATGGGAGGGTGCGTGCTGGTAGGGGGTTACCTAAGACCAGTCTCTTGATGACAGTCTTGGGTGTGATCTTCATGAACGGCAACAGTGCCACTGAGGAAGACATCTGGAAATTCCTGAATATGATGTGAGTATATGCTGGGAGGAAGCACTTCATCTATAGGGAGCCCAGGAAGCTCATCACCAAAGATTTAGTGAGGCTTAAGTACCTGGAGTACCGCCAGGTGCCTAACAGTGATCCTCCGCGCTATGAGTTCCTGTGGGGCCCAAAAGCCCATACTGAAACCAGCAAAATGAAAATCTTGGAATTTTTGGCAAAGGTCAGCGATATGGTTCCCAGTGCCTTCTCATCACCATATGAAGAAGCTTTTCaagatgaggaagagagagatcgAGCCAAAATTGCAGCCAGGCCTGGAAATACTGTCACTT AGGCATGTTCCATGGCCACGTCCAGCAGCTTCTCCCACCCTTACTGA
- the LOC132513852 gene encoding melanoma-associated antigen B4-like — MPRRRRNKRHGRKKRHQARGETQSLKGAQATEAAAAAAAEEIEEPPPSPASVSRGTPPSSPVAGTRQEPPGAPATSSRDEGVSCPGSEECAQSQDEKSAGTSQAAPSVRSSCRDPLRRKSTMFVEILLEKYITKEPILQAALLKTLNKKYKKHFPQILSRASNIMEAVFGLELKEVDPSSHSYALISKMALPSDASPSDEFRMPTSGLLMTVLGAIFMKGNRATEEELWKFLNALGYHAGRRHLIFGDPGRLISKDFVQQKYLTYRQVPNSDPPRYEFLWGPRAHAETSKMKVLEFLAKIIGTVPSALPDLYEEALKDEEERAAARAAAVAEGRAPSRAKARSSSHM; from the coding sequence ATGCCTCGGCGCCGGAGGAACAAGCGCCATGGCCGCAAGAAACGCCACCAGGCCCGGGgagagactcagagtctcaagGGTGCCCAGGCCactgaggcggcggcggcggcggcggcagaagAGATAGAAGagccgcccccctcccccgcttctGTTTCTCGGGGTACTCCCCCGAGCTCCCCTGTTGCTGGCACTCGCCAGGAGCCTCCGGGAGCCCCAGCCACGAGCTCCCGTGATGAAGGAGTTTCATGCCCAGGATCTGAAGAGTGTGCCCAGAGCCAAGATGAGAAAAGTGCAGGTACCTCCCAGGCAGCACCTTCCGTTCGCAGCAGTTGCAGAGATCCTCTGAGAAGGAAGTCCACAATGTTCGTGGAGATACTGCTGGAGAAGTACATAACGAAGGAGCCCATCCTGCAGGCAGCACTGCTGAAGACTCTCAACAAGAAGTACAAGAAGCACTTCCCTCAGATCCTCAGCAGAGCCTCTAATATCATGGAGGCTGTCTTTGGCCTCGAGCTGAAGGAAGTCGACCCCAGCAGTCACTCCTACGCCCTCATCAGCAAGATGGCCCTCCCCAGCGACGCAAGTCCGAGTGATGAGTTCAGGATGCCCACGTCCGGCCTCCTGATGACTGTCCTGGGCGCGATCTTCATGAAGGGCAACCGTGCCACCGAAGAGGAGCTCTGGAAATTCCTCAATGCGTTGGGTTACCATGCTGGGAGGAGGCACTTGATCTTCGGGGATCCCGGGAGGCTCATCAGCAAAGATTTCGTGCAGCAGAAGTACCTGACGTACCGCCAGGTGCCCAACAGCGATCCTCCGCGCTATGAGTTCCTGTGGGGCCCGAGAGCCCACGCTGAAACCAGCAAGATGAAAGTGCTGGAGTTTTTGGCCAAGATCATCGGTACCGTCCCCAGTGCCTTACCAGATCTCTATGAGGAGGCTCtgaaagatgaggaagagagagCCGCGGCCAGGGCTGCAGCTGTTGCTGAGGGCAGAGCCCCTTCCAGGGCCAAGGCCCGCAGCTCCTCCCACATGTAG